From a region of the Gordonia sp. PP30 genome:
- a CDS encoding MCE family protein, whose amino-acid sequence MKKHGFRRGMAAVAVTTAAALGLSGCSLVPAGWKTAVGAAQTYTAYFTSAAGLYPGNDVAVLGMPVGRITKLEPQGTRVKVEMAVDSNISIPQDATAAIVNTSIVTTRHIELTPAYTGGAKIPAGGTVAHTAAPVEIGTLFDSIDSLVENLKGTPDGDKPIADLVDIASGIADGNGERLRNALTALEKAARLGAGNADAIGSIIKNIGELSSALTANYPKMLAFSNSVTQVSEMLGEQSPGLDATLANVNQTLANTSAFLQDNKGTMGSAFTQLASLASNLSDYSRELVDTVDMGPLLFQNLSNSVSAEQGAWRAQVLLDKSLIDNEMLSRFCEAINLRKNGCRTGKLNDFGPDLGVFSGLLELSKR is encoded by the coding sequence ATGAAGAAGCACGGATTCCGGCGCGGAATGGCCGCGGTCGCGGTCACGACCGCCGCCGCCCTCGGGCTGAGCGGCTGCTCGCTGGTCCCGGCCGGCTGGAAGACGGCGGTCGGCGCGGCGCAGACCTACACCGCCTACTTCACCAGCGCCGCCGGCCTGTACCCGGGCAACGACGTCGCCGTGCTCGGCATGCCGGTCGGCCGCATCACCAAGCTCGAGCCGCAGGGCACCCGGGTCAAGGTGGAGATGGCCGTCGACTCGAACATCTCGATCCCGCAGGACGCGACCGCGGCGATCGTCAACACCTCCATCGTCACCACCCGCCACATCGAGCTGACCCCGGCGTACACCGGCGGCGCCAAGATCCCGGCCGGCGGCACGGTGGCGCACACCGCGGCGCCGGTGGAGATCGGCACGCTCTTCGACTCGATCGACTCGCTGGTGGAGAATCTCAAGGGCACACCCGACGGGGACAAGCCGATCGCCGACCTGGTCGATATCGCCTCGGGGATCGCCGACGGCAACGGTGAACGCCTCCGCAACGCGCTGACCGCGCTGGAGAAGGCGGCACGGCTCGGCGCGGGCAACGCCGACGCGATCGGCTCGATCATCAAGAACATCGGTGAGCTGTCGAGCGCGCTGACCGCGAACTATCCGAAGATGCTGGCCTTCTCCAACTCGGTCACGCAGGTCTCGGAGATGCTCGGCGAACAGAGCCCCGGCCTGGACGCCACGCTGGCGAACGTCAACCAGACGCTGGCCAACACCTCGGCGTTCCTGCAGGACAACAAGGGCACCATGGGATCGGCGTTCACCCAGCTGGCGTCGCTGGCCTCGAACCTGTCGGACTACTCGCGCGAGCTGGTCGACACCGTGGACATGGGGCCGCTGCTGTTCCAGAACCTCTCGAACTCGGTCTCCGCCGAGCAGGGGGCCTGGCGCGCCCAGGTGCTGCTCGACAAGTCGCTGATCGACAACGAGATGCTGTCCCGGTTCTGCGAGGCGATCAACCTCCGCAAGAACGGCTGCCGCACCGGAAAGCTGAACGACTTCGGACCCGACCTGGGCGTCTTCTCCGGACTGTTGGAGTTGAGTAAGCGATGA
- a CDS encoding MlaD family protein — MKKRLAQSWGARRLLWYGLIGSVVLILILVAVVGFSSLGIGKHNYTANFTNAGGIRSGDKVRVAGIDKGEVTGTELVGDHVKVTMRVDNDVKVTDQGTATIKLSTLLGQRFVEVDQGSGDHPAKNDVIPHTEVPYDLQKTLEAGVPILAGIDDKSLAASLAGLNTQLKGVPEIAAPTLDALTRMSAVINNRSDQINQLIKDTQNVTDQVTGSQTQLSIIVGQGAQLAGKIQAREQLVTRLLDGLADLMTQSQVLAEQNQGQFAPLMANLNTISQGLEKNRDNLRKMLDILPVTARAITNLTGDGPYANGYLPWGIFPDNWLCLARVVDGC, encoded by the coding sequence ATGAAGAAGCGTCTCGCGCAGTCCTGGGGCGCCCGCCGCCTCCTCTGGTACGGCCTGATCGGCTCCGTGGTCCTGATCCTGATCCTGGTCGCGGTGGTGGGCTTCAGCAGCCTCGGCATCGGCAAGCACAACTACACCGCGAACTTCACCAACGCCGGCGGCATCCGCTCCGGTGACAAGGTCCGCGTCGCCGGTATCGACAAGGGTGAGGTGACCGGTACCGAACTGGTCGGCGACCACGTCAAGGTCACCATGCGCGTCGACAACGACGTCAAGGTGACCGACCAGGGCACCGCGACCATCAAGCTGTCGACCCTGCTCGGCCAGCGGTTCGTGGAGGTCGACCAGGGGTCGGGCGACCATCCCGCCAAGAACGACGTCATCCCGCACACCGAGGTGCCGTACGACCTGCAGAAGACCCTCGAGGCCGGGGTGCCGATCCTCGCCGGAATCGACGACAAGAGCCTCGCCGCATCGCTCGCCGGATTGAACACGCAGCTCAAGGGGGTGCCGGAGATCGCGGCGCCCACGCTCGACGCCCTCACCCGGATGTCGGCGGTGATCAACAATCGCAGCGACCAGATCAACCAGCTGATCAAGGACACCCAGAACGTGACCGATCAGGTGACCGGCAGCCAGACGCAGCTGTCGATCATCGTCGGACAGGGCGCTCAGCTGGCCGGCAAGATCCAGGCGCGCGAGCAACTCGTCACCCGGCTGCTCGACGGCCTGGCCGACCTGATGACGCAGTCGCAGGTCCTCGCCGAACAGAACCAGGGCCAGTTCGCCCCGCTGATGGCGAATCTGAACACGATCTCGCAGGGACTGGAGAAGAACCGTGACAACCTCCGCAAGATGCTCGACATCCTGCCGGTGACCGCGCGCGCCATCACCAACCTCACCGGCGACGGCCCGTACGCGAACGGCTACCTGCCGTGGGGCATCTTCCCCGACAACTGGCTCTGCCTGGCCCGGGTGGTGGACGGATGCTGA
- a CDS encoding MCE family protein, with amino-acid sequence MSQPVSSIRKPLIGFTAFALVALFMTYLIWSTLERTLDGPTGEYHTTFNDASGLAVGDDVRMAGVRVGRVESIKLENGRAKVGFDVLNSQNVYDNTQAAIRYQNLIGQRYLALSLDGGVPGKQLPKGSSLKLDGVDSFDVTRLLAGFQPVFDTLTPDQVNSLTMSLINTFQVGDKISLTNTITQIGTVANDMANRDEVLGAIINNLSLVMRDLAQQGDQVKVLIDNTAKLVEGLNSNSAAFGKSVDLIGRTAAGFGDVIGQSQDALASAGSAARSATTTLIRSGATLDRAAVVLPDFLVHFPMVMSQGAYLNIYACELDISIGNVLLPPGLLTQIGGSNHSVVCR; translated from the coding sequence GTGAGCCAGCCGGTATCGAGCATCCGCAAACCGCTCATCGGTTTCACGGCCTTCGCCCTGGTGGCGCTGTTCATGACCTATCTGATCTGGTCGACGCTGGAACGGACGCTCGACGGCCCCACCGGCGAGTACCACACCACCTTCAACGACGCCTCCGGCCTCGCGGTCGGCGACGACGTGCGCATGGCGGGCGTGCGAGTCGGCCGCGTCGAGTCGATCAAGCTGGAGAACGGCCGCGCCAAGGTCGGCTTCGACGTGCTGAACAGCCAGAACGTGTACGACAACACGCAGGCCGCGATCCGCTACCAGAACCTGATCGGCCAGCGTTACCTGGCGCTGAGCCTGGACGGTGGGGTCCCCGGCAAGCAGTTGCCGAAGGGCAGCTCGCTCAAGCTCGACGGCGTCGACTCGTTCGACGTCACCCGCCTGCTCGCCGGTTTCCAGCCCGTCTTCGACACGCTCACTCCCGACCAGGTGAACAGCCTCACGATGAGCCTGATCAACACCTTCCAGGTGGGCGACAAGATCTCGCTGACCAACACGATCACCCAGATCGGCACCGTCGCGAACGACATGGCCAACCGCGACGAGGTCCTCGGCGCCATCATCAACAACCTCTCCCTGGTGATGCGCGACCTCGCTCAGCAGGGCGATCAGGTGAAGGTGCTGATCGACAACACCGCGAAACTGGTGGAGGGCCTCAACAGCAACTCCGCCGCGTTCGGCAAGTCGGTCGATCTGATCGGCCGCACCGCCGCCGGCTTCGGCGACGTGATCGGCCAGAGTCAGGACGCGCTGGCCTCGGCGGGTTCCGCGGCCCGCAGCGCCACCACCACGCTCATCCGCAGCGGTGCCACCCTCGACCGGGCAGCCGTCGTGCTGCCGGACTTCCTGGTGCACTTCCCGATGGTGATGAGCCAGGGCGCCTACCTGAACATCTACGCCTGCGAACTCGACATCTCGATCGGCAACGTCCTCCTTCCGCCCGGCCTGCTGACCCAGATCGGCGGCTCCAATCACTCGGTGGTGTGCCGATGA
- a CDS encoding MCE family protein, which translates to MRVDTGGRDPSVAQYFWRGVAFLAVAAVVFVLLMMRYEGKFDSVTRVTAQMTDVGDGLINGADVRYNGFIVGAVRSVSVVNDGDAGPLKDVSIDLLPAQAKGIPLNTEARTVPANLFGVNSVELIQPANPSSQRLHSGATIKAATDADTIRLQDAQNDLRHLLQAVPAEDLGMVLGTIADALHGGGATFKTFLPVLDTYFQQINAQFPAGAPSGFANFNAAVTGISQSAPKLLDTLGKSVIPAMTIAEKQRDLTALLSAGQGLLDQTQSLFAKNGDGGERIVGDLNTMLGATMADPQAMPEAVHELYVLAGRVLGVFTGTNGKVQLNLGISFSPFEMYTRQNCPVYNGGKYGQLRGPGCVGPGTGTGPTSSGPLAIYPAEGLQRRTVSKRVTTGHDGQTLGAALGRKPTAADTLMLGPLVQGVTPQGGDK; encoded by the coding sequence GTGAGAGTCGATACCGGCGGCCGCGACCCCTCGGTCGCGCAGTACTTCTGGCGTGGCGTCGCCTTCCTGGCCGTCGCCGCAGTGGTCTTCGTGCTGCTGATGATGCGCTACGAGGGCAAGTTCGACAGCGTCACGCGCGTCACCGCGCAGATGACCGACGTCGGCGACGGCCTGATCAACGGCGCCGACGTCCGCTACAACGGTTTCATCGTCGGCGCGGTCCGCAGCGTGTCCGTGGTCAACGACGGCGACGCCGGCCCGCTCAAAGACGTCAGCATCGATCTGCTGCCGGCACAGGCGAAGGGCATCCCCCTCAACACGGAGGCCCGCACCGTCCCGGCCAACCTGTTCGGCGTGAACTCGGTGGAGCTGATCCAGCCGGCCAACCCGTCGTCGCAGCGGCTGCACAGCGGCGCCACCATCAAGGCGGCGACCGACGCCGACACCATCCGCCTGCAGGACGCCCAGAACGATCTGCGGCATCTGCTGCAGGCCGTGCCCGCCGAGGACCTCGGCATGGTGCTCGGCACCATCGCCGACGCCCTGCACGGCGGCGGCGCGACGTTCAAGACCTTCCTGCCGGTCCTCGACACCTACTTCCAGCAGATCAACGCGCAGTTCCCGGCGGGGGCACCGTCGGGTTTCGCCAACTTCAACGCCGCGGTCACCGGCATCTCGCAGTCGGCCCCGAAGCTGCTCGACACCCTCGGCAAGTCGGTGATCCCGGCCATGACGATCGCCGAGAAGCAGCGTGACCTGACCGCGCTGCTGTCGGCCGGACAGGGCCTGCTCGATCAGACGCAATCGCTGTTCGCCAAGAACGGCGACGGCGGCGAACGGATCGTCGGCGACCTGAACACCATGCTCGGCGCCACGATGGCCGATCCGCAGGCGATGCCCGAGGCGGTGCACGAGCTGTACGTCCTCGCCGGCCGCGTGCTCGGCGTGTTCACCGGCACCAACGGCAAGGTGCAGCTGAACCTCGGCATCAGTTTCAGCCCGTTCGAGATGTACACGCGGCAGAACTGCCCGGTCTACAACGGCGGCAAGTACGGCCAGCTCCGCGGTCCCGGATGCGTCGGACCGGGCACCGGCACCGGGCCGACCAGCTCCGGTCCGCTGGCCATCTATCCGGCCGAGGGCCTGCAGCGCCGCACCGTGTCGAAGCGGGTCACCACCGGGCACGACGGCCAGACGCTGGGTGCGGCACTGGGCCGTAAGCCCACCGCGGCGGACACCCTGATGCTCGGGCCGCTGGTCCAGGGTGTCACCCCGCAGGGAGGAGACAAGTGA
- a CDS encoding ABC transporter permease has product MTASRYTAPILRPFEWLKKLWEIPRDGIVSMGHLITFLIKSIGLAPITFRHYQKEVWRLLSDVAWGNGAIVVGGGTVGVMVILGVMGGATVGIEGYTALNLLGMEPLTGALSAFATTREIAPLLAATAFAAQSGCRFTAQLGSMRISEEIDALEAIAIRPLPYLVTTRMTAAVLSIVPLYAVALAANYIASQLIFQVQSGQGAGTYVHYFQQFMLSTDVLFSFLKVVVFVLLTTFIQCYYGYFASGGPEGVGVAAGHAIRLSIITIVFANLILTLVFWGTTAGIQISG; this is encoded by the coding sequence GTGACCGCATCCCGCTATACCGCGCCGATCCTGCGGCCCTTCGAATGGCTGAAGAAGCTCTGGGAGATCCCGCGCGACGGCATCGTCTCGATGGGCCACCTGATCACCTTCCTGATCAAGTCCATCGGCCTCGCGCCGATCACCTTCCGGCACTACCAGAAGGAGGTCTGGCGGCTGCTGTCCGACGTCGCCTGGGGCAACGGCGCCATCGTGGTCGGCGGCGGCACCGTCGGCGTCATGGTGATCCTCGGTGTGATGGGCGGCGCCACGGTCGGCATCGAGGGCTACACCGCCCTGAACCTGCTCGGCATGGAACCGCTGACCGGCGCGCTGTCGGCGTTCGCGACCACCCGCGAGATCGCCCCGCTGCTGGCGGCCACCGCCTTCGCCGCCCAGTCCGGCTGCCGCTTCACCGCGCAGCTCGGTTCCATGCGGATCAGCGAGGAGATCGACGCGCTCGAGGCCATCGCCATCCGCCCGCTGCCGTATCTGGTCACCACCCGGATGACCGCCGCCGTGCTGTCCATCGTCCCGCTGTACGCGGTGGCGCTCGCGGCCAACTACATCGCCTCCCAGCTGATCTTCCAGGTGCAGAGCGGTCAGGGTGCCGGCACCTACGTCCACTACTTCCAGCAGTTCATGCTGTCCACGGACGTGCTCTTCTCCTTCCTCAAGGTCGTGGTCTTCGTGCTGCTCACGACCTTCATCCAGTGCTACTACGGGTACTTCGCCTCCGGCGGCCCGGAGGGAGTGGGCGTGGCGGCCGGCCACGCGATCCGTCTGTCGATCATCACGATCGTCTTCGCCAACCTGATTCTGACGCTGGTGTTCTGGGGCACCACCGCCGGAATCCAGATCTCGGGGTAA
- a CDS encoding ABC transporter permease translates to MTKSFETFGRQLAMFVEVFKVLITDLAKGRFPFAEFVRQCGFMASTSVFPTLLVAIPIGVIVSIQVSNIAGQIGATSFAGAATGLGVIRQGAPLVTALIMAGAIGSAIAADLGSRTIRDEIDAMKVMGVNPVERLISPRLLATMVVSFLLCGFVCFVGFITGYLFNVYFQGGTPGSYTGTFASFAGTPDLIFALVKAVIFGAIVAIVACDRGLTTSGGPSGVANSVNAAVVNSVILLFTVNVVLTQVFALVVPAKVV, encoded by the coding sequence ATCACCAAGTCGTTCGAGACCTTCGGCCGCCAGCTCGCGATGTTCGTCGAGGTCTTCAAGGTCCTCATCACCGACCTCGCGAAGGGCCGCTTCCCGTTCGCCGAGTTCGTCCGCCAGTGCGGGTTCATGGCCTCGACGTCGGTGTTCCCGACGCTGCTGGTCGCCATCCCGATCGGTGTGATCGTCTCGATCCAGGTGTCCAACATCGCCGGCCAGATCGGTGCGACGTCGTTCGCCGGCGCCGCGACCGGCCTCGGCGTGATCCGGCAGGGCGCCCCGCTGGTCACCGCGCTCATCATGGCCGGCGCCATCGGCTCGGCCATCGCGGCCGACCTCGGCTCGCGCACCATCCGCGACGAGATCGACGCCATGAAGGTGATGGGCGTCAACCCGGTCGAACGCCTCATCTCGCCGCGCCTGCTGGCGACCATGGTGGTCAGCTTCCTGCTCTGCGGCTTCGTCTGCTTCGTCGGCTTCATCACCGGCTACCTGTTCAACGTCTACTTCCAGGGCGGGACACCGGGCAGCTACACGGGCACGTTCGCGTCGTTCGCCGGCACGCCCGACCTGATCTTCGCGCTGGTCAAAGCCGTGATCTTCGGCGCGATCGTGGCGATCGTCGCCTGCGACCGCGGTCTCACCACCAGCGGTGGCCCGTCCGGTGTGGCCAACTCGGTCAACGCGGCCGTCGTCAATTCGGTGATCCTGCTGTTCACCGTCAACGTGGTGCTGACCCAGGTGTTCGCGCTCGTCGTTCCGGCGAAGGTGGTGTGA
- the ilvA gene encoding threonine ammonia-lyase IlvA, translating to MVVVTTAPTSDVSTPDDAVVPGLNRASIEAAADRLDGVVARTPLETCPRLSEATGTQVRLKREDLQTVRSYKIRGAYNVMAQLTPEELSAGVVAASAGNHAQGVAYACRTMGVKGRIYVPTTTPKQKRDRISWHGREFVELLAVGDTYDAAASAAQTDVLRTGATWIHAFDDARTAAGQGTIGKEIVEQLGTAPDVVILPVGGGGCLAGIVTYLRATCPDTAIVGVEPAGAVSLAAALVAGEPYTLDDIDPFVDGAAVKRIGGLGHRVMAQAGARVVDHPVFATITDDPQVPVISRDQIDLAPGSVTVTHVDEGAICSTMLELYQNEGIIAEPAGALTATALAELDLPAGASVVVLVSGGNNDVSRYGEIIERSLVHRGLKHYFLVNFPQEPGALRRFLDDVLGPDDDITLFEYVKRNNRETGAALVGVELGSRESFGALMDRMAHSRLDVELLEPGTPAYDYLT from the coding sequence ATGGTGGTCGTGACCACCGCACCCACTTCTGACGTCTCCACCCCCGACGACGCGGTCGTACCCGGCCTGAACCGGGCCAGCATCGAAGCCGCCGCCGACCGGCTCGACGGCGTCGTCGCCCGCACGCCCCTCGAAACCTGCCCGCGCCTCTCCGAGGCCACCGGCACGCAGGTGCGCCTCAAGCGGGAGGATCTGCAGACCGTCCGGAGCTACAAGATTCGCGGCGCGTACAACGTGATGGCGCAGCTGACGCCGGAGGAACTGTCTGCGGGTGTCGTCGCCGCGAGCGCCGGAAACCATGCCCAGGGCGTCGCGTACGCGTGTCGCACGATGGGTGTGAAGGGCCGCATCTACGTCCCGACCACGACGCCGAAGCAGAAGCGTGACCGGATCTCCTGGCACGGCCGAGAGTTCGTGGAACTGCTCGCCGTCGGCGACACGTACGACGCCGCCGCCTCCGCCGCCCAGACCGACGTGCTGCGCACCGGCGCCACCTGGATCCACGCCTTCGACGACGCCCGGACCGCGGCCGGTCAGGGCACCATCGGCAAGGAGATCGTCGAGCAACTCGGTACCGCCCCCGACGTGGTGATCCTGCCGGTCGGCGGCGGTGGCTGCCTGGCCGGCATCGTGACCTACCTGCGGGCGACGTGCCCGGACACCGCGATCGTCGGCGTCGAGCCCGCCGGGGCCGTCTCGCTGGCCGCCGCGCTGGTGGCGGGGGAGCCGTACACGCTCGACGACATCGACCCGTTCGTCGACGGTGCCGCGGTCAAGCGGATCGGCGGCCTCGGACACCGGGTGATGGCACAGGCCGGCGCCCGCGTCGTCGACCACCCGGTCTTCGCCACCATCACCGACGACCCCCAGGTTCCGGTGATCTCCCGCGATCAGATCGACCTCGCGCCGGGCAGTGTCACCGTGACCCATGTCGACGAGGGCGCGATCTGCTCGACGATGCTGGAGCTGTACCAGAACGAGGGCATCATCGCCGAACCCGCCGGTGCGCTGACCGCCACCGCGCTCGCCGAACTGGACCTGCCGGCCGGTGCGTCGGTGGTCGTGCTGGTCTCCGGTGGCAACAACGACGTGTCGCGCTACGGCGAGATCATCGAGCGCTCACTGGTGCACCGTGGACTGAAGCACTACTTCCTGGTCAACTTCCCGCAGGAGCCGGGTGCGTTGCGCCGCTTCCTCGACGACGTCCTCGGCCCCGACGACGACATCACCCTCTTCGAATACGTCAAGCGCAACAACCGGGAGACCGGCGCCGCGCTGGTCGGCGTGGAACTCGGCAGCCGGGAGTCGTTCGGCGCGCTGATGGACCGGATGGCGCACTCCCGCCTCGACGTCGAGCTGCTGGAACCGGGCACCCCCGCCTACGACTACCTCACCTGA
- a CDS encoding YigZ family protein, whose product MLVLDRSSGEIVTETTIRKSRFVATLAAVSTEAELAALIARKRDPSANHACWGAVIGSGPGQIARCSDDGEPGGTAGPPILAALQSREVTGAAIVVVRWFGGIKLGAGGLVRAYGGAAGAVLDAAPLRAARERATLRLRVPIEMAGRVEKVLYAAGDVGAVDYGAESVTFTVDVAAAAEAALRDRVLSVTSGAAEVLDAVHHLA is encoded by the coding sequence GTGCTGGTTCTCGACAGGTCGTCCGGCGAGATCGTCACGGAGACGACGATCCGCAAGTCGCGGTTCGTCGCGACTCTCGCGGCGGTCTCCACCGAAGCCGAACTCGCCGCGCTGATCGCGCGCAAGCGCGACCCGTCGGCGAACCACGCCTGCTGGGGTGCGGTGATCGGCAGCGGCCCCGGACAGATCGCCCGGTGCAGCGACGACGGCGAGCCCGGCGGCACCGCAGGCCCGCCGATCCTCGCCGCACTGCAATCGCGTGAGGTGACCGGGGCCGCGATCGTCGTCGTCCGCTGGTTCGGCGGCATCAAGCTGGGTGCAGGGGGACTGGTCCGCGCCTACGGCGGTGCCGCCGGCGCCGTGCTCGACGCCGCTCCGCTCCGGGCGGCCCGCGAGCGTGCGACGCTCCGCCTCCGGGTGCCGATCGAGATGGCCGGCCGGGTCGAGAAGGTCCTCTACGCCGCCGGTGACGTCGGTGCGGTCGACTACGGAGCGGAGAGTGTGACCTTCACCGTCGACGTGGCCGCGGCCGCCGAAGCGGCACTCCGTGACCGTGTGCTGTCGGTGACCTCCGGCGCCGCGGAGGTGCTCGACGCGGTCCACCACCTCGCGTGA